The window ttttcattttcaatacatttgaaaaaacgTTTCTAAAgacgtgttttcactttgtcatttgtCATCTCTTATTATGTGTCtatgggtgagagagaaaaatatctatttcatccattttgaattcaggctgtaacacaactacaTGTGGATTATGTCAAGAGATATGAAAACGTTCTGAGGTCAACATATGTAAGGTTGCATTGTGAGAAAAAATGAACTATTCAGAATCATACGAGCCTTCAGTGTTGTAAATCATTAACCCAAAGGACATTTCATGTGTTCTGTGTAACCGTTCATCAATACCGTAAGACGTTTTATCTATTTGATCTTTTTGTAGTGAGAGTTCAACGGGTATTGGAAGGTGAATTGTTTCTGTGGTTTTTAATGAGAAACAATTGCGCATGTAAGACTGGATGTAACTATTAAATGTGAAGACGAGACATATCCCCCTCTCTTGTGCCTTTTTTTCTGTCCCCATCGTTCAGCTCTCCGTCATCTTAAACACACATCTCAGTCACCATCTTGACCTCTTTCCAGCTCTGTCTCCACTGTCTGCCACATGTTATCACCTTCCGCCACAAAATGTAGAGCTTGGCGACTACTGCTGAAGTGGATAAGAAACACAAAACCCCCCAAATCTCCCCACCACCAACTCAACCCGCCCTTCccacaagtttaaaaaaaaaagtcattCCGGGCTGGTCCTCGTGTAGGCCTATCATGTGTCTCTATAAATGCCACACACACCGTTACTCATGTCTCACCCTGCCTCTAGTGGCTGCTCCTGTGGGACGGGGTCCAGACGATTAGTGGTGGGGTCTACGCTGTGTTAACCTCTACCCCCGTTCTCCACCCTCCTGACCTGGCATGTAGACCTGAAACACGAACCAACCGTCTCTAGACACCTGACTCTTGGCCAAAGCTGTATATATAACCCGTTAATCATTTTTAGTGTGGGTAAGTGACGTGAATGTATCTAATAGTTtacaatgcgtgtgtgtgtgtgtgtgtgtgtgtgtgtgtgtgtgtgtgtgtgtgtgtgtgtgtgtgtgtgtcagcaagAATCAAGATGTATTAAGAAGAACTGGCCTCTCTTGACATGACCAAAATCAAGGAAGCCCCACCACCACCTCTTAACTTAACTTGTTATGAATGTCGCACTGAGCCAGCAGGGATCACAAGTCTCCTTTCCATGTCACTGGTCCCTATTCCTGTCGGGGTGATTTCTAGGGACCAGGGGCACATTACAAATGTTCACACTATCGTGCCAACCTGACCCAAGGTATTTTCTCTTCACATTTACATTTATAGCGTTCCAGGAACTATGGTTCAGTACGGGAAAACGTTTTACCTGAAAGAAGAAACActcaaatgttttcaaatgttttgctacagtgtaccctactgaacacaacccagggctctccagagagAAAGGACTAATTAAACTCCCCAACTAAATCACACATGAACTGTGTACTCCATGCTGTTGAACAAATAGagcatccctctccctccctagctcCCTTCATCCTCCAAAGTCATTGCTTTAATGAGATTAAAACAGTCACTTTCATTTCCATCCCAAGAGTGAAGAGATTCAGTGTTGTTCAATTATTATTAAATTAATCAACTGTACTTGTAGTCATGTGTTAAGGAATTCTGCTGCTTTTCTGGGCCTGTGTCTTTCTTAGCCTCAGCGTTCATTTCTGTGACCTTTCAACCCAATATCAACTGGACAATCAAGGTCACCTGTTAAGGTATAGAACAAACATTACACATGTTTTTTGTCACCTCAAAAGGGTTCATCTGTTGAGATTCAATGTCCCAGTCTATTTTGtagatgtcacaccctgatctgtttcacctgtcttcgtgcttttctccacccccctccaggtgtcacccatcttccccattacccccagtgcatttatacctgtgttctatgtttgtctgttgccagttcgtctcctcaagcctaccagcgtgttTTTTCCGCGTTCCTGTTTTTCCTAGTCTCTGCTTTCTAGCCCTCCCGGTTCCGaccttttctgcctgccctgacctcgagcctgcctgccgccctgtacctttcagactctgACCTGGTTAATGAACTTatgcctgtcctcgacctgcctaTTGCCTGCCCTTTGTATTTTAATAAATGTCAGAGACTCgcaccatctgcctcctgtgtctgcatctgggtctctccCTGTGTCGTTATAGTAGATCCAGCTATATGAATGGAAAATATTTGCACCATTTAATTTCCAAACATTTTTACATTCATTTGTACTATTACCATCTTGTTTAGATGTCAAATAACACACTCCACACAATACATTTTCATATATAactttatttaatatatttgttttattttgtatttatttttgaggCTCAGAATGTTGTATTGCTTACCCATCACAAATGTCCTTAGTTTGATGAATGTGTATTAGAGTAGAAATATAATTTATTATGATCACAGGATCATAGGCTCTCAGCCCCCTAACCCCAAGTTAGGATCTTTAaagcagtggttctcaactggTTTTTCCTCGGAACCCAAATTAAACCAGGTTGTCTCAGTAGTGACCCAGTATTTGCATTGTGATAATATTCAAGAAGTTACGATGGGTATACCCATTCAAAACCTCCCGTGACCCAAATTTAGGTCGCAACCCACGAGTTGAGAATCACTGCTTTAAAGAAGAACAATaagaatacagtacataccatCACTAAAATAAAGCCTATAATCTAATACACTTGTCATGAAGAATAAAAAACACAGATTAGGCTATGTTGGTTATACCTGTAATAACAAAAACAATAGCCTTAAAAATGGGATGATAGCAATAATTATAACAATAATAGtaacaatattattattattaataataatatttgaataaaatatatttaaaataaaatacaaatacaatattaCACTCATAATTTGCGCACATGCTTCCTGCATGACGCCCTCAGATTTAATTGTGATGGAGCTAGAAATCAATGAAAACTTTAAAACACAAAAATCATAGTTCAAAATGTACAAATTTAGCCTTCATTTACGATTACGAGAAACAACAGCAATGTGATAATATTCAAGAAGTTACCATCTTTACAGTCTTGTAACCTGGCTATGATAATCAAGCACTCGGAATGATAAGACAAACCAAAGTTTACAACTATAGACATATTGTGCATTTCAAAATGAATATATACTCAATACTGTTGTTAATAATACATTTGATATTCTCGTCAGTGGAATAGATATATCCATAGTAGTCAAAAACAGACTGAGATGGCCCTGCACCTCCATGGCTCTTGCTCCTATCGCCAAGGCTCACACTGGCGTGGTTCTCCTGTTCAGCGTGTCCGAGTCAGTGTCCCTGTTCCGTTTGCCCCCGAGGCGGTCCAGGGTGcccatgcccctctctctctccatggtaCCAGTGGACAGAGGTGGCTGCTGGGGGGTAAGACCAGAGGATGACAAGGTATTCAGGGGCGCAATGGCAGTGCCGCCGACCGCGGCATTCTGGCCCGCCGCAGAGAGGTTGGACTTGGAGAGAGAAGGCAGTGTACCGCTCATCATCACCCCCACTTCCTCATTGGGGAAGTAGCTGTGCAGCTGGTAGAGGGAGGCCCGGTCCACCGTGCCGTAGAGGGGGGGCCCGCCGCCACCAAGACTCCCCATCTTGGAGTCCCGGGTCAGGGTATACATGGAGATATCGCCCCCTACTCCTCCACCAGCATGGTGCGGGTTGGGCAGGGTGGCCACAGAGAAAGGCGGGGCAGACGGCGGTAATGCAAAACTCTTGGCGTCTGTGGGTGAGGTGTCACGGGGGGAGCGTGGCGGGTCGGTAGAGTGCGAGCTGGAGCGGGAGCGCCGGCGGAAGCGGTAGCTGGGCAGGCGGAGCATGGCGTGCGTGGTGCTCTTGAAGAGTTCGGTGCGTGAGCGGCAGCGCAGCTCCTTGTTCTTCTCGATGTAGATGTTGACGGCTAGGACGCCCACCATCTCAGCCAGGATGAAGGAGAGGCCTCCGAAGTAGAAGGACCAGCCGTACGAGTAATGCCACTTCTTGTCCTCGTCCTTCTTGGGCGAGATGTCGCTTAGCGCCGCAGAGATGTACACTATCACGCCGATGATGTTGCTCAGGcctgggggacagacagaggtgagacgtgtaaaaaaaaaaaggtgagATATAGACTcgaatatacactgaacaaaatacacacacaacatgtaaagtcttggtcccatgtttcatgagatgaaataaaagatcccagaaatgtttcaaacgtacaaaaagcttatttctctcaaattttgaccACAAATTTGTTTGCATGCTTTTtatgtgagcatttctcctttgccaagataatccatccacctgaccggtgtggcatatcaagaagctgattaaacagaatgatgattgcacaggtgcaccactctaaaatgtacagttttgccacacaacataatgccacagagttttgagggagcgtgcaattggcatgctgactgcagaaatgtccaccagagctgttgccagagaattgaatgttaatttctctacca of the Oncorhynchus kisutch isolate 150728-3 linkage group LG17, Okis_V2, whole genome shotgun sequence genome contains:
- the LOC109907561 gene encoding voltage-dependent calcium channel gamma-4 subunit — translated: MEAKGRGMPQVMVWWEKGIQVVLTTLGAFAAFSLMAVAIGTDYWLYARAFICNSTANSSQDDPNNKDKKDPGALTHSGLWRICCLEGLKRGVCSQINHFPDDADYDQDAAEYLLRVVRASSIFPILSAILLLMGAICVASSSFYKSKRNIILGGGILFVAAGLSNIIGVIVYISAALSDISPKKDEDKKWHYSYGWSFYFGGLSFILAEMVGVLAVNIYIEKNKELRCRSRTELFKSTTHAMLRLPSYRFRRRSRSSSHSTDPPRSPRDTSPTDAKSFALPPSAPPFSVATLPNPHHAGGGVGGDISMYTLTRDSKMGSLGGGGPPLYGTVDRASLYQLHSYFPNEEVGVMMSGTLPSLSKSNLSAAGQNAAVGGTAIAPLNTLSSSGLTPQQPPLSTGTMERERGMGTLDRLGGKRNRDTDSDTLNRRTTPV